The following nucleotide sequence is from Myxococcus stipitatus.
CTCGGCGGCGCTGGCCCGGGGACTGGGGGCGCTCGGCCTGAAGCGCGGCGAGCGGATGATGATCATGATGTCGAGCCGGCCCGAGCACTGGCTCGTCGACTACGGCGCGGTCCACCTGGGCGCCATCCCCTGTACCGCCTACCAGACGCTGAGCACCGAACAAGTAGGCTACGTCGCCCGGCACAGCGCGGCCACGGTGGTGGTGCTGGAGGGCGCCGACGAGGTCTCCCGCTGGCGCTCGGTGCTGGAGACGCTCCCCGCCATCAAGCGCGTGGTGGTCCTCGACCCGGCGGCCGTGCCCGCGGGGGACTCGCGCTTCGTCTCGTTCGCCCAGGTGGAGGCGTCCGGCCGCGAGCTGCACGAGGCGGACCCGAAGGTCTTCGAGGAGGGCTGGAAGAGCATCCGCCCCGAGGACCCCATCGCGATGATGTATACGTCCGGCACCACGGGCGACCCCAAGGGCGTGGTGCTCAGCCACCGCAACGCCTTCTACGAAGCCATCGCGGTGGACCTGGCGGCGCCGGTGCCCATGCGCACGCCGTCCATCGCGTACCTGCCGCTGGCGCACATCGCGGAGCGGGAGCTGGGCCTGTACCGCTCGGCCTTCAAGGCGCTGCACGTGCACGTCTGCTCCGACCCCACGGGCGTGGTGCCGCTGATGGCGAAGGTGCGCCCCCCCGCCTTCTTCGGCGTGCCCCGCGTCTGGGAGAAGCTCGCGGGAGGCCTGCGCGCGAAGCTGGGGACGCTCGAGCCCGAAAAGCGCGACGCCATCCTCGCGGCCCACGCCGTGACGCTGGAGGCCTTCCGCCTGGAGGGCTCCGGCAAGAGCGTGCCCGCGGAGCTGGCGCAGAAGGTCGCGGTGATGGAGGAGAAGGTGCTCAAGCCGCTGCGCGGCGTGCTGGGGCTGGACGCGCTCCAGTGGGCCAGCAGCGGCTCCGCGCCCATCCCCGTGGAGGTGCTGGAGTACCTGGGCGGCTTCGGCATCCGGGTGCTGGAGGTCTGGGGCATGAGCGAGACCACCGGCTGCGCCACCGTCAACACACCCACCGACTTCCGCGTGGGCTCCGTGGGCCGCCCCATCCCCGGGCTCGAGGTGAAGCTGGCGGACGACGGTGAAATCTTCGTGCGCGGCCCGGTGGTGTTCCTGGGCTACCTCGCGGACGACGGGCGCATCGTCAGCCCGCTGGACGCGGACGGGTGGCTGGCCACCGGCGACATCGGCACGGTGGACGCGGAGGGCTACCTCACCATCACCGACCGCAAGAAGGAGCTGCTCATCACCTCGAGCGGGAAGAACATCGCCCCGTCGAAGATCGAGGGCATGCTGCGCGCCCACCCGCTGGTGGGGCAGGCCATCGCCATCGGCGACGGCTGGCCGTACGTGACGGCGCTCGTGTCGCTCGACGCGGAGGTGGCGCCCCTGTGGGCGAAGGCCCGGGGCATCAACGCGGCCACCGTGGCGGAGCTGGCGCGGGAGCCGGCGGTGCTGGCGGAGCTGACGGCGCTGGTGGCCGCGAGCAACGAGCGGCTGTCCCGCGCCGAGCAGGTCAAGCGCTTCGAGGTGGTGGCGGAGGCCTGGGGCCCCGCGACCGGCGAGCTGACGCCCACCCTCAAGCTCAAGCGGCGGGTCATCCTCGGCCAGTACGCCGCGCGCATCGCCACGCTGTATTCGAAGGACTGACCTCCCAGGACGCCACCGCATGCATCCGAGAACTCCCGAGCAAGCCTCGTTCGCGGCCGCCATCGACGCGTTCTGCCGAGCGAAGACGGGCACCCGCGCCCAGCGCGACGCCCTGACGAACCACGGCGCCGAGGCCCACAGCCCCGCGCTCTACGCGCAGATGGCCGAGCTGGGGTGGCTCGGGGTGGGGCTGCCCCCGGAGTACGGCGGCTCCGGCGGCGGCCTCACGGAGATCTGCCTGTTCGCCGAGCGCACCGCCTACGGGCTCGCGCCGGTGGGCGGCTACATCACCACGGCGGTCGCCGCCGGGCCCTACCTCAAGTTCGCCACGGAGGCGCAGCGCCAGAAGGTGCTCGGCGGAATCGCCCGGGGGCGGGTGGAGGCCATCGCCATGTCGGAGCCCGGCGCCGGGTCCGACGTGGCCGCGCTCACCTGCCGCGCGCAGAAGGTCCCCGGCGGCTACGTGGTCAACGGCCAGAAGACGTGGATCTCCAACGCCCACCTCGCGGACCACATGCTGCTGGTGGCGCGCACCCAGACGCACGGCTCGCGCCACGAGGGGCTGACGATGTTCTGCGTGCCCACGGGCACCCAGGGCGTGGAGATTCGCGGCATCCCCACCCTGGGCGGCAAGGAGGTCAACGACGTCTTCTTCACCGACTGCTTCCTCCCGGAGGACGCCGTCGTGGGGAAGGTCGACCAGGCCTGGCCGCAGCTCATGGCGGGCCTCAACAGCGAGCGGCTCATCCTCGCCGCGTCCATGCTCGGCCGGGGGCGGCGCGCCTTCGACGACGCCGTCGCGTACGTGAAGGAGCGCAAGCAGTTCGGCAAGCCGGTGGGGTCGTTCCAGGCCCTCAAGCACCGCATCGCGGACCTGGCCACGGAGCTGGACTGCTGCGAGCTGCTCGTCTACCGCGTGGCGGCCATGGCGGACGACGCGCCCGACCGCATGCTCCCCCGCGAGGCCTCCATGGCCAAGCTGAAGACGACGGAGACCGCCAAGCGCGTGGCGCTGGAAGGCATGCAGATGATGGGGGGCTACGGCTACGCCCTCGAATACGACATGGAGTCGCACCTGCGCGCCACGGTGATTTCCACCGTCTTCGGCGGCACCAGCGAAATCCAGCGGGACATCATCGGCAAGACGTTCGGACTGTAGGGCGCGATTTCATCCACGGAAGAGAGACAGTCATGACGGCACGTCCCCGGTGGAGCTCGGACGAGCTCGAGCAGGTGCGCCAGCTGGCGGCCACCTACTTCACCAAGGAAGTCATCCCCAACGTCCCCAAGCACGTGGCCCAGGGGCACCCGGACAAGGCGCTCTACCGCCGCGCGGGCGAGCTGGGCCTGTTGTGCATGTCCGTCCCGGAGGCGTACGGCGGCGGCGGCGGCACCTTCGCCCACGAGGCCATCCTCACGGAGGAGCAGGTCAAGGCCGGCGACCCGTCCATGGGCTTCGCCGTGCACTGCTCCATCGTCGCGCACTATGTGCTGTCGTACGCCTCCGAAGCGCAGAAGCAGAAGTGGCTGCCCAAGCTCGCCAGCGGCGAGTGGGTGGGCGCCATCGCCATGACCGAGCCGGGCACCGGCTCCGACCTGCAGGCCATTTCGACCCGCGCGGTGCGTGACGGCGACTTCTACAAGGTGAGCGGGGCCAAGACGTTCATCTCCAACGGCCGGGTGTGCGACTTCCTCATCATCGTCGCGCGCACGGGCGGTCCGGGCCACGCGGGGATTTCGCTGCTGTGTGCCGAGGTCTCCGACACCACCCCCGGCTTCGAGCGGGGGCGCATCCTCGACAAGCTGGGCGGCAAGGGCCAGGACACGACCGAGCTGTTCTTCGACGAGCTCCAGGTGCCGGTCGTCAACGTGCTGGGGGGCGAGGAGGGCAAGGGCTTCATCCAGCTGATGCAGCAATTGCCCCAGGAGCGGCTGAGCACCGCCCTCATCGCCATGGCCAGCATCGAGCGGGCGGTGGACCTGACGGTGGAGTACACCAAGCAGCGGCACGCCTTCGGCAAGCCCCTTTTCGCCCTGCAGAACACGCGGTTCGAACTGGCGGAATGCGCGACGCTGCGCCGGGTGTGCCGCAGCTTCATCGACGAGTGTGTGGAATCACACCTCGCGGGGTCGCTCGACGTGACGACGGCGGCCATGGCCAAATACTGGGTCACCGACCAGGCCTGCATCGTCGCGGACCGCTGCCTCCAGCTTTTCGGAGGCTATGGGTACATGAAGGAGTACCCTATCTCCCACCTGTTCGCGGACACGCGCGTGCTCCGCATCCTCGCTGGAGCGAACGAGGTCATGAAAGAGCTCGTCGCCCGTTCCCTCTAACCCGCCTACCCAGCAGCACGTCACCCAAGGAGTCACCCGGTGAGCCAGGAAGCCTTCATCTTCGACGCCGTTCGTACCCCTCGCGGCAAGGGCAAGAAGGGGTCGCTGCACGGCATCAAGCCCATTTCCCTGCTGGTGGGGCTGGTGGACGCGCTCAAGAAGCGCCACCCCAGCCTCGACCCCCAGCGCATCGACGACGTGGTGCTGGGCATCGTGTCGCCGGTGGGGGACCAGGGCGCGGACATCGCCCGCACGCTGGTGCTGGCCGCGGGCCTGCCGGAGACCACGGGTGGCGTGCAGCTCAACCGCTTCTGCGCCTCCGGCCTGACGGCGGTGAACCTGGCCGCCCAGCAGGTCCGCTCCGGGTGGGAGCACCTGGTCATCGCCGGCGGCGTGGAGAGCATGAGCCGCGTGCCCATGGGCTCCGACGGCGGCGCGTGGGCCATGGACCCGGCCACCAACTACGACACCTACTTCGTGCCGCAGGGCATCTCCGCGGACCTCATCGCCACGATTGAAGGCTTCACCCGCGAGGACGTGGACCGCTACGCGGTGAAGTCCCAGCAGCGCGCCGCCAAGGCGTGGGCGGAGGGCTGGTTCAAGAAGTCCGTCGTCCCCGTGGTGGACCAGAACGGCCTCACCGTGCTGGACCGCGACGAGCACATGCGCCCGGACTCCACCGTGGCGTCGCTCGGGCAGCTCAACCCGTCCTTCGCCGGCATCGGCGAGGCGGGCGGCTTCGACGCGGTGGCGCTCCAGAAGTACCACGCGGTGGAGCGCATCGAGCACGTGCACACCCCGGCCAACTCCTCCGGCATCGTCGACGGCGCCGCGCTGGTGCTGGTGGGTTCGGAGAAGGTGGGCAAGGACCTGGGCCTGACGCCGCGCGCGCGCATCTCCGCGGTGGCCACCTCCGGTTCGGACCCCACCATCATGCTCACCGGCCCCATCCCGGCCACCCAGAAGCTGCTGTCCATCGCCGGCCTGTCCGTCAAGGACATCGACCTGTTCGAGCTGAACGAGGCCTTCGCCTCCGTGGTGCTCAAGTACCAGAAGGACCTGGACATCCCGGACGAGAAGCTCAACGTCAACGGCGGCGCCATCGCCATGGGGCACCCGCTGGGCGCCACCGGCGCGATGATCCTGGGCACCGTGGTGGACGAACTGGAGCGCCGCAAGGCCCGCCGCGCCGTCATCACCCTGTGCGTGGGCGGCGGCATGGGCGTGGCCACCCTCGTCGAGCGCGTTTGATTCCCTGACCTTTTCCGAAGAGCTTCGAGCGAAATCATGAGTGACACGAACACCATCCGCTGGGAACGAGACGCCGACGGCATCGTCATCTTGACGCTGGATGACCCGAGCCAGTCCGCCAACACCATGAACGCCGCCTACGTGAAGTCCATGCGGGCGACCGTGGACCGGCTCGTCCGCGAGAAGGCGGACATCACCGGCGTCATCATCACCTCCGCGAAGAAGACCTTCTTCGCGGGCGGGGACCTGAACGACCTGCGCGCGGTGAAGAAGGAGGACGCGAAGCAGGTCTTCGACCTGGGCCAGGAAATCAAGGCGCAGCTGCGCGCGCTGGAGACCCTGGGCAAGCCCGTCGTCGCCGCCATCAACGGCGCGGCGCTGGGCGGCGGGCTCGAAATCGCGCTCGCCTGCCACCGCCGCATCATCGCGGACGTGAAGGGCGCCCAGGTGGGCCTGCCCGAGGTGACGCTGGGCCTGCTGCCCGGTGGCGGCGGCGTGGTGCGCACGGTGCGCATGCTGGGCATCGTGGAGGCGCTGATGCAGGTGCTGCTCCAGGGCCAGCGCTACCGCCCGCAGGAGGCCAAGGAGAAGGGCCTGGTCCACGAGGTGGTGGACTCCGTGGAGGCGCTGCTGCCGGCCGCCAAGGCGTGGGTGAAGGCCAACCCCAACGCCCAGCAGCCGTGGGACGCGAAGGGCTACAAGATTCCGGGCGGCACGCCGTCCACGCCCGCGCTCGCCGCCAACCTGCCGGCCTTCCCGGCCAACCTGCGCAAGCAGCTCAAGGGCGCCAACATGCCCGCCCCCCGCGCCATCATGGCCGTGGCGGTGGAGAGCACGCAGGTGGACGTGGACACCGCGTTCACCATCGAATCGCGCTACTTCACCGAACTGGTCACCGGCCAGGTCGCGAAGAACATGATCCAGGCGTTCTTCTTCGACATGCAGCACATCAACTCCGGCGGCGGCCGCCCCAAGGGCTACCCGCAGCACACGGCGAAGAAGGTGGGCATCCTCGGCGCGGGCATGATGGGCGCGGGCATCGCCTACGTGTGCGCCAAGGCCGGCATCGACGTGGTGCTCAAGGACGTGAGCCTGGAGGCGGCCCAGAAGGGCAAGGGCTACTCCGTCAAGCTGGTGGAGAAGGCCGTCTCCAAGGGCAAGTCCACGAAGGAGAAGGGGGACGCGCTGCTGTCGCGCATCACCCCCACCGCGGACCCCGCCGCGCTGGCCGGGTGCGACCTGGTCATCGAGGCCGTGTTCGAGAGCGTGGAGCTCAAGCACAAGGTGTTCCAGGAGATCCAGGGCGTCGTCGCCAAGGACGCGGTGCTGGCGTCCAACACGTCCACGCTGCCCATCTCCCTGCTGGCCGAGGGCGTGCAGCGGCAGCCGGACTTCGTGGGCATGCACTTCTTCTCTCCCGTGGACAAGATGCCGCTGCTGGAGCTCATCGCGGGCAAGAACACGAGCGACGCGACGCTGGCGAAGGCCATCGACATCGCGGTGCAGATTGGCAAGACGCCCATCGTCGTGAACGACAGCCGGGGCTTCTTCACCAGCCGCGTCATCGGCACGTTCCTCAACGAGGCCATCGCCATGGTGGGCGAGGGCATCCACCCCGCGTCCGTGGAGCAGGCGGGCCTGCAGGCGGGCTACCCCGCAGCGCCGCTCCAGCTGATGGACGAACTCACCCTGACGCTGCCGCGCAAGATTCGCCAGGAGACGCAGGCCGCCGCGGTGGCCGCCGGCAAGACGTGGGAGCCGCACGGCAGCTACCCCGTGGTGGACGCGCTCATCGACACGCATGGCCGCAAGGGCCGCTCCACGGGCGCCGGCTTCTACGACTACGAGGACGGCAAGCGCACCCAGCTGTGGCCGGGGCTCGTCCAGCACTACACCAGGCCGGGCTACACCATCCCCTTCGAGGACATGAAGGAGCGCATGCTGTTCGCGGAGGCCATCGACACGGTACGCTGCTTCGACGAGGGCGTGCTGCGCTCGGCGGCGGACGCCAACATCGGGTCCATCCTCGGCATCGGCTTCCCGGCGTGGACGGGCGGCGTGGCCCAGTACATCAACGGCTACGAGGGGCCCAGCGGCACGGGCCCCCGGGGGTTCGTCAACCGCGCGCGGGAGCTGGCGGCGCGCTACGGCAAGCACTTCCTGCCTCCCGCCTCGCTGGTGGAGAAGGCCGAGAAGGGTGAGTTCCTGAAGTAGTCACTCCCAACGAAGGAGCAGTCCATGGCTCAGGGTGCCCGCCTCGCCGCCGTACCGCCCTCGCTCGACGCGAAGGCGCTCGTCGAGAAGCAGCGTGCGTACTTCGAGACCCGCGTGACGCTCCCGCTGCAGTGGCGGCGGGAGCAGTTGCAGGTGCTCGAGCGTACCGTCCGCAAGTACGAGGCGGAGATACTCGCCGCGCTCCGCTCGGACCTGAACAAGAGTCCGGAGGAGGCCTACCTCACGGAGGTGGGGAGCATCTACGGCGAGGTGAGGACCGCCCTGAAGAACGTGAAGTCGTGGATGAAGCCGAGGAAGGGCTCCGCCCCCCTCGTCATCCAGCCGGCGCGGGCCTACCAGTATTCGGACCCGCTCGGCGTGACGCTCATCATCGCGCCGTGGAACTACCCCTATCAGCTGTCCATCGCGCCGCTCATCGGCGCGCTGGCGGCGGGCTGCACCGCGGTGCTCAAGCCCAGCGAGCTGGCCCCGGCGACGTCCGCCGTGCTGGCCAGACTCCTGGGCGAGGCCTTCCCCCCGGAGGTCGTCGCGGTGGTGGAGGGCGACGCCAAGGCGAGCCAGGCGCTGCTCGCCGAGCGCTGGGACCTCATCTTCTTCACCGGCGGCACCGCGGTGGGGCGGGTGGTGGCCGAGGCCGCGGCGAAGCACCTGACGCCCACGGTGCTGGAGCTGGGCGGCAAGAGCCCCTGCATCATCGACCGGAGCGCGGACCTGGAGGTCACCGCGCGCCGCATCGCCTGGGGCAAGTATGTCAACGCCGGGCAGACCTGCATCGCGCCGGACTACGTGCTGATTCCCCCCGACCTCAAGGAGCGCTTCACCGGGCTGGTGCGGAAGGCCGTCCAGGAGTTCTACGGGAAGGACCCTCGCGCCAGCAGCGACTACGGCCGCATCATCAGCGCGCGCCACTTCGAGCGCGTCAGCGCGCTGGCCAAGGACGGCACGGTGGCCTTCGGCGGCGAGCGCGACGCGGACAGCCGCTACTTCTCGCCCACCGTCATCACCGACGCGCCGGTGACGAGCCCGCTGATGCAGGACGAGATCTTCGGGCCGCTGCTGCCGCTGGTGGACTGCGGCAGCATCGACGAGGCCATCCGCTTCGTGCGCTCGCGGCCCAAGCCGCTGGCGCTCTACAGCTTCGCGAGCGACGCGGCCGTGCACGAGCGCGTGCTCACGGAGACGTCCAGCGGCGGCGCGGTCACCAACGACGTGTGCGTCCACTTCGCCGTGGAGGGGCTGCCCTTCGGCGGCGTGGGCGAGTCCGGCCTGGGGGGCTACCACGGCCAGGCCAGCTTCGACGCCTTCAGCCACAAGAAGAGCGTGGTGAAGCGGCCCTTCGCGCTGGACATGAAGCTGCGCTACCCGCCGTATTCCGGGAAGCTGAGCCTGTTCAAGCGCTTCCTCTGAGATGTCCTCGTCCCCGGGTGTGACGGGCCCGGACGGCGCCCGTCACACGCAGAGCCGTGGCGTCAGAGCGTCTTCATGTACTCGATGATGGCCCAGCGCTCGGCGTCCGTGAGCGACTGGGTGAAGTCGTGGCCCTCGTTGCCGAGCCCGTACAGGTGCGAGTTGAAGATCATGCGCGAGCGGATCTGCTTGTTGCTGATGGGCGGAGGCGACTGGTAGGCCAGCGAGTTGTAGTCGGCCACCAGGTTGGCGATGTTCGCGAACAGGACGTCGACCGTGGCCATCTCCTGGCTGCAGGGGATGAACGGATCATTGGCAGGCCTGTCACCGCACGCCAGCTTCGTCACCTTCCAGCCCAGCTTGTCGAAGTCGAACGCCGCGTAGCTCGAGTCGTAGCCGGCGTTGGTGCCCAGGATGTTGGTGGACGTCTGCTGGCGCTTCCACACGTTGGGGCGGTCCGACGGCTTCAGCACGTCCCACAGCGTGGGGATGCTGCCGTTGTGGAAGTACGGCGCGGAGGCCCAGGCGCCGTACAGCGGCGGGGCCACGTAGCCGGTCGGTTCGATCCACTCGTTGGGGCCCACCGGCGAGTAGGCGGGGCCCTCGCCCAGGTCGTAGGCGCGGCGCGGGACGCGGCGCAGGGCGCTCATGATGATGTCGTCGTAGAACGGCCCGTGGTCCGGGTGCTGGTCGTTGTAGCCCAGGAACGAGGTGTTCCACGCCCGGCGCTTGCGCTCGTCCTGCATGAGCTCCTTGCGGGCCGGGTCGGTGCGGATGGTCTCGATGGGGGTGATGACGCCGGCGATGCCCTTGAGGCGCGGGTCGGGCAGGAAGGCGGGGTTGGCGGCGTGGCGGGGCGAGTAGACGCCGTGGCAGCTCGCGCACGAGCCGTTGCCGGGGGTCTTGGGGATGTCGGCGTTGGCGCCGTTGGCCCACAGGTCCCGCTCGTGGAAGAGGATGGCGCCCTGTTCGGCGAGCGCCGTGTTGATGGCCTTGGGGTAGAGCGGCGGCGAGAGGGAGAGGAAGAAGTTGTCGTTGTCCTCGAACTCGGCCGTCAGCGCGCGGCGCTTCTCCGGCGACCGGCCGATGTTCGCGATGCCGAAGGCCATCTCCGAGCGGACGTTGTCGGAGGTGAGCGCGCCGTCCCAGAACTGGCGCGTCTTCCAGGCGCGGTACCACCAGTTGGGCGCGCGGGACATGCCGCCGGCGTGGGTGGGGAAGTACTCGAGCAGGCTGGGCGCGAGCGCGAGCGAGTCCATGTCGAACAGGGCGGGCAGCAGGTCCACGATGCCGATGGCGTCGCTGGTGCCGCGGCCCACGCTCCAGGGCACGGGGGCCAGGTGGAGGAGGTTGCCCACGCCGGTGGAGCGGAAGAAGTCGGACTGGATGAGGCCCGCGTCGATGGCGTCGTTGGAGCGCCCCCACACGAACGGCGCCTCGGACTCCGAGCCCAGGCGCGAGTCATGACAGCCCGAGCACCCCGAGGTGATGGCGCCCGTCCAGCGGCCGTTCTCGTCCTTCTCCTGCATCATGCCCAGCGGGAGCTGACCGCTGCCGCCGTTGGTCAGGTTGGGGTTCTCCCACGGGTAGGGATAGGGATTGCGGAAGGGGGCCTTGGCCAGGCCGTAGCGCTTGATGATCTGCTCGTCGAAGTCCGAGGGGCGGATGAGATACCCCCAGAGCAGGTACATGTTGTAGTACGCGGTCGCCGTGGTGAACGGTTGGAAGTACGCGCGCGTCTCGATGTTCGATTTGCCCCGGGCCACGCTTGCGCGGAACTGCCCACAGTTCGTCGGGTTCGGGGGAAGGTTGGAGACGAAGGGCGCCGGCGGGTTGTGCAGGTCCAGCCAGAACGCGTTGAACTGCACCGCCGTGCCCGCCTTGTTGACCCCCGGCACCACCAGCGTGCGCGGGTCGATGGGGAGCGGCGTCGAGTCAGGCTTGCCGTCACAGGCCGCCGCGAACGGCGAGCGCTTCGCCGTGCTGTCCAGCAGCGGCAGCGGGTCGGCGGTCGCTCGAGAGACGGACATCGCGACGACGAGGGAGCCCGATAACGCCAACGTGCGATTCCACCACGGTCTCATGTGATTCCCTCCAGGGGGGCTTATTAGCAGGGTGACAACAAGGAGGTACTTAAGCCTGCGGGTGAAGCCTCTCAATACGCAGCGCGTCAGCGCTCATTGGCGCGTGGCCCGCAGCGGGAATCGGGTTGTGTCACATGGGTGATACCTCCGAGGTATCGCGCTGGCGCTTCAATCCCTGGCGGCGTAGCGGGATGAGATGGCGTCGGCTCGCTCGAAGCGGGGGTGGGTGTGCCTCGCGTGTCTGGATGTGCTGGGCACTGGCTGCTCCTCGGTGAGGCACATCGAACGGCGGGGCGCGGAGGTGGACTACTGCGTGCCGGCGCAACCGGTCCGGTATGACGTGTCGCGCTCGGCGGCGCTGGAGGCGCCGTTCGAGGTCTCGGAGGACCTCCAGCGGCGCTTCACCCGGCAGGATCTGCTGCTGGCGCACGCGGCGGGGGTGCTCGGCGCGCTCGAGTCGCTGGCGCGCTTGGGGGAAGGGGCCGACTCGGCGGAGCGGCGGGACATGCTCCTGGGAGAGGTCGAGCTGCGGTTGTTGCTCTTCTCGACGATGCTCTCCAGCGTGGCGGCGGAGCTGGACTGCGAGGCGGGGCGTACCGCGCAGGTGGCGAGCCTCCTGGATGGGTTGGCGTCCCGGCGTCAGAGGCTGCTGACCATCTCCTCCATCGTGGCGGGGGCGCTGGCCACCACCGTCACGGCCATCTCCCGTGATGACAATGCCGACGACATCATCGACTTCACGGGTGGCGTGGCGAGCGCCGGGCTGGGGCTCGCCGCGCTGCTCTCCTCGCCCTCGCTCCGGTTCGACCACCCGCGAAACCTGCTCGCGGACGTGTGGCGGCAGCCGGAGCACTCCGAGGCCTTCCCCCCGGCGCTCTGGTACGTGCTGCGCCACAAGGACTTCAGCAACGAGCAGCGGCACTCCATCTCGTACAACGTCCGCGCGCGGTGGATTGCCTATGGCTACGTGGAGGAGAAGGGCGGAGAGCCCTTCTTCGACGCCGGGGGCCGGTACACCCTGGACGCGCTGCGCACGCGGACCAACATGCTGGAGGAGCTCCAGGCCGCGGTGCGGCTCATCCACCAGAACCTCCAGGCGCTGCTGGCGAAGCTGGTCGCGACGTGGGGACGGCCCGCCGCCTCGCGAGGAGGCGGACCGTGAGCGTGGGCGGCGGGGCCGCGCGTCACTTCCCGAGCGTGGTCAGCAGGTGGCCCGTCTTCGCATCGAAGACGTTCAGCCAGACCCGGTGGGGGACGTACAGCCGGTCCTTGTGCCACCAGATGCCCGTGATGCTCCCCGTGTGCCGGGTCTCCGGAATGGCGATGTCCCACGCTACGGCCCCCGTGCGCGCATCCCTGCGCACGAGGTGGAGCCCTCCTTCCTCCAACTCGTACGCGATGAATACGGCGTCCTCCGACAGCTCGACGTATCTCGACACGGTGGCGCGGACGCTGTGGGCCTCCAGCTCCGAGACGAGGCCGTGCCAGAGGGGCTGCCGCGACGGCGGCTGGAACACCGCGGCCATGGGGACGCGGGTGCCAGGGCTCCGGTAACCCGTCACCAGCTCCAGGCCATGGGCCTTGTAGACCTGGTGGGGCGTGAAGCCGCGGAGGGTGGGGACGTTGCGCGCGCGGAGGCAGGGAGGATGTCCCTCCTCGGCGCTGCTGGGGTCGCAGCTGCCCTCCTTCCATGCATGCGATTGGCAGTTCCGGGGCGTCTGCTTCGCGGGGCGCGCGATGCCCGTCTTCGTATCGAGGAGCAGGTTGCGCCCATCCACCACCTCGACCCAGACGGAGGTGGTGTCTCCCTGGGGGATGCACAGCCGGCCCGGCGCGTCCGACAAGGGGATGCGTCCCAGCGACTTCCCCGTCGCCAGCTCGAGCAGGCCCACCTCGCCGGTGGCGGTGGCCACCAGCCGCTCACCCTGGACGATGAGTCGCGTGGGTGGGGCCGACCGCGTGCGCGCTCCGTCGATGGGGGCCTCCCAGAGTCGCTTGAAGGAGGTCCCGTCGTATGCGGCCACGCGATAGCTCATCTCGAACGTGTTGACCCCGGGCGTGTTGTCCGCCTCATGGGTGTAGACGACGCCGATGATGTCGTCCGTCCCATCTCCGGTGATGTCCACCACCACGGGCGGGACCTGGGCGCGCCACTGGTACGTCGGCTCCCTGGCCGGTGGCGGCGGAGGGGGAGGCACGGGGGGCGGGGCGGGCGGAGCGGGTGGGCGCGCGGGGATGTCCGCGCGCTCCGGGGAGATGGGCGCGGGGCTGGGCTCGGGCCCCATCATGAAGAAGGTCGCCATGCCCGTGGCGAAGAGCACGCCCGCCGCCGCGATGGCCACGATGGCGGTGTTCCCGCCCCCCGTCGAGCGAACCTCATACAGGGGCCGCGGAGCCTGCTCGCCCCGGGTGTCGATGGATGCGTTGCAGTAGTGGCAGGTGTAGAGCACCTGCCCGGGCTCCAGGGTGAACGGGGCGTT
It contains:
- a CDS encoding aldehyde dehydrogenase family protein, with product MAQGARLAAVPPSLDAKALVEKQRAYFETRVTLPLQWRREQLQVLERTVRKYEAEILAALRSDLNKSPEEAYLTEVGSIYGEVRTALKNVKSWMKPRKGSAPLVIQPARAYQYSDPLGVTLIIAPWNYPYQLSIAPLIGALAAGCTAVLKPSELAPATSAVLARLLGEAFPPEVVAVVEGDAKASQALLAERWDLIFFTGGTAVGRVVAEAAAKHLTPTVLELGGKSPCIIDRSADLEVTARRIAWGKYVNAGQTCIAPDYVLIPPDLKERFTGLVRKAVQEFYGKDPRASSDYGRIISARHFERVSALAKDGTVAFGGERDADSRYFSPTVITDAPVTSPLMQDEIFGPLLPLVDCGSIDEAIRFVRSRPKPLALYSFASDAAVHERVLTETSSGGAVTNDVCVHFAVEGLPFGGVGESGLGGYHGQASFDAFSHKKSVVKRPFALDMKLRYPPYSGKLSLFKRFL
- a CDS encoding 3-hydroxyacyl-CoA dehydrogenase NAD-binding domain-containing protein, producing MSDTNTIRWERDADGIVILTLDDPSQSANTMNAAYVKSMRATVDRLVREKADITGVIITSAKKTFFAGGDLNDLRAVKKEDAKQVFDLGQEIKAQLRALETLGKPVVAAINGAALGGGLEIALACHRRIIADVKGAQVGLPEVTLGLLPGGGGVVRTVRMLGIVEALMQVLLQGQRYRPQEAKEKGLVHEVVDSVEALLPAAKAWVKANPNAQQPWDAKGYKIPGGTPSTPALAANLPAFPANLRKQLKGANMPAPRAIMAVAVESTQVDVDTAFTIESRYFTELVTGQVAKNMIQAFFFDMQHINSGGGRPKGYPQHTAKKVGILGAGMMGAGIAYVCAKAGIDVVLKDVSLEAAQKGKGYSVKLVEKAVSKGKSTKEKGDALLSRITPTADPAALAGCDLVIEAVFESVELKHKVFQEIQGVVAKDAVLASNTSTLPISLLAEGVQRQPDFVGMHFFSPVDKMPLLELIAGKNTSDATLAKAIDIAVQIGKTPIVVNDSRGFFTSRVIGTFLNEAIAMVGEGIHPASVEQAGLQAGYPAAPLQLMDELTLTLPRKIRQETQAAAVAAGKTWEPHGSYPVVDALIDTHGRKGRSTGAGFYDYEDGKRTQLWPGLVQHYTRPGYTIPFEDMKERMLFAEAIDTVRCFDEGVLRSAADANIGSILGIGFPAWTGGVAQYINGYEGPSGTGPRGFVNRARELAARYGKHFLPPASLVEKAEKGEFLK